One genomic segment of Brevibacillus laterosporus LMG 15441 includes these proteins:
- a CDS encoding dynamin family protein yields MIAYTEEMKQENKKALQQRVEQLGHVALLMRQHGDESQALKIEQLVTKGNAEEMSIAFCGHFSAGKSTMINTILGQELLPSNPIPTSANVVKIRGGQPAANVYTRHSGVLHFDPQTNLEELKKFAVDGDQVEWVEICYPGLFLDEKSSLLDTPGIDSTDAAHKVATESALHLADAVIYMMDYNHVQAEENFNFTKMLTDRKKPVYLVINMIDKHVDFELDFDDYKESVEEAFATWNIKPNGIFYTTLAEPEHPENQYEEFREQLISLYHHRTELLADSILHASLALIEEHIRFLRRANQTQLEEVIEQIDNGLSALQEKGYDVTNEESLMQLLALTEKEWSHLQQNNQQAYNEMEKELTSLLQNARLTYYSTNQAAEAYVETRKPGFKVGFLFTAKKTEEERQARLQALLNDVTEKVAGNLDFHYKQLLLAFADRYNIRDEAYNKAVHANQIELTSEWLASLVKEGAGTSEYVMNYCQDISDSIKAKYRKQGLSFIDQLNSKLTEQAITEENKVKERLDELRKLEQAFKQQKTYLDQETNTKQKLTSLLAGDI; encoded by the coding sequence GTGATTGCATATACAGAAGAGATGAAACAAGAAAATAAGAAAGCACTACAACAACGAGTGGAGCAGCTAGGTCATGTGGCACTGCTCATGCGCCAACATGGTGATGAGTCGCAAGCACTTAAAATAGAACAGCTTGTGACAAAAGGAAATGCTGAAGAGATGAGCATTGCTTTTTGTGGACACTTCTCTGCTGGAAAATCTACAATGATTAACACCATACTTGGACAGGAGCTATTACCTTCAAATCCAATTCCAACAAGTGCAAATGTAGTAAAGATTCGTGGTGGACAGCCTGCTGCTAATGTATATACGCGTCATAGCGGAGTTCTTCATTTCGATCCACAAACGAACTTGGAGGAATTAAAAAAGTTTGCTGTAGATGGTGACCAAGTAGAATGGGTAGAAATATGCTATCCAGGACTGTTTCTTGATGAGAAATCAAGCTTATTGGATACACCGGGAATAGATTCCACAGATGCCGCACATAAAGTAGCGACAGAATCTGCGTTGCACTTGGCAGATGCAGTGATATATATGATGGATTACAACCATGTTCAGGCAGAAGAAAACTTTAATTTTACCAAAATGCTTACAGATCGTAAGAAGCCTGTCTATCTTGTCATTAATATGATTGATAAGCACGTTGATTTTGAATTAGATTTCGATGATTACAAGGAGAGTGTAGAAGAGGCATTTGCCACTTGGAATATCAAACCAAACGGGATCTTCTATACCACTCTAGCTGAACCAGAGCATCCGGAAAATCAATACGAGGAATTCCGTGAACAATTGATTAGCTTATATCACCACCGTACAGAATTGCTAGCAGACAGTATCCTACATGCGTCTCTTGCCTTGATTGAGGAGCATATTCGCTTTTTACGCCGTGCTAACCAGACCCAGCTTGAAGAAGTAATCGAGCAAATAGATAATGGTTTATCAGCTCTACAGGAAAAAGGATACGATGTAACAAATGAAGAGAGCCTGATGCAATTACTAGCTTTGACTGAAAAAGAATGGTCTCACTTACAGCAAAATAACCAACAAGCCTATAACGAAATGGAAAAGGAGCTTACAAGCTTATTACAAAACGCTCGCTTAACCTACTATAGTACAAATCAGGCCGCTGAAGCTTACGTAGAAACGCGCAAGCCGGGCTTTAAGGTAGGGTTCTTGTTTACAGCTAAAAAGACGGAAGAAGAGCGACAAGCAAGGCTACAAGCGTTGCTAAATGACGTAACAGAAAAAGTAGCCGGTAATCTCGACTTCCACTATAAACAACTACTGTTAGCCTTTGCTGATCGTTATAATATTCGTGATGAGGCTTACAATAAAGCTGTTCACGCTAATCAGATCGAACTTACCTCCGAGTGGCTTGCTTCTCTAGTCAAAGAAGGAGCAGGAACTAGTGAGTATGTCATGAATTACTGTCAGGATATTTCTGATAGCATTAAAGCAAAGTATCGAAAACAAGGCCTATCATTCATAGATCAATTAAATTCAAAACTGACTGAACAAGCGATCACTGAAGAAAACAAGGTAAAAGAACGCTTGGATGAATTAAGAAAATTAGAACAAGCGTTTAAGCAACAGAAGACTTATCTCGATCAGGAAACGAACACAAAACAAAAACTAACATCGTTGTTAGCAGGAGACATATAA
- a CDS encoding GNAT family N-acetyltransferase: protein MITFKRLTHLTFDEAVRLWNAGFSEYFVDIQVDTDSFLKRLGKDELSPDLSIVACKDEEPIGFILTSWRMIKGKKVAWNGGTAVKPEWRGRGIGKLMMKELLSIYEELNIDIATLEAIAENRSAISLYEKMGYQIAGRIVLMKQRGALQKGIIPDKPSHSYILKHGMAAEALTIPFYQIWSPYQAQAMGIQDGESVIAYNEEGQCVGYALYRRMFNQSGEMEGISLQQCEMNPQLDREERDVITKELLTYVLRPELENIERNTNMVVYEETGLYALLLDLGFTLRIEQVYMINQLKKQ from the coding sequence ATGATTACTTTTAAACGACTGACTCATCTGACTTTTGACGAAGCGGTGCGGCTTTGGAACGCAGGGTTTTCTGAATATTTCGTTGATATTCAGGTTGATACTGATTCTTTTTTGAAACGTTTAGGTAAGGATGAGCTTTCTCCTGATTTATCTATTGTAGCATGTAAGGACGAGGAGCCTATCGGGTTTATTCTAACCAGTTGGCGTATGATCAAAGGGAAAAAGGTGGCCTGGAATGGCGGAACGGCAGTCAAACCAGAGTGGCGTGGACGTGGAATAGGGAAGCTGATGATGAAAGAATTGCTCAGCATTTACGAGGAACTAAATATAGACATTGCTACCTTAGAAGCGATTGCTGAGAATAGAAGTGCGATATCTCTTTATGAAAAAATGGGGTATCAGATTGCAGGCAGAATTGTCTTGATGAAACAACGCGGCGCACTGCAGAAGGGGATCATTCCAGATAAGCCTTCCCATTCATATATCTTGAAACATGGTATGGCTGCTGAGGCGTTAACGATCCCCTTTTATCAGATATGGTCTCCTTATCAAGCTCAGGCTATGGGAATTCAGGATGGAGAATCGGTAATTGCATATAACGAAGAAGGACAATGTGTGGGCTATGCACTATACCGAAGAATGTTTAATCAGTCAGGCGAAATGGAGGGGATATCTTTACAGCAATGCGAAATGAATCCTCAACTAGACAGAGAGGAAAGGGACGTTATCACGAAGGAATTGCTGACATATGTGCTACGTCCTGAATTAGAAAATATAGAACGAAATACCAATATGGTTGTATATGAAGAAACGGGGCTTTATGCACTACTACTTGATTTAGGTTTTACCTTAAGAATTGAACAAGTGTACATGATAAATCAATTAAAAAAACAATAG
- a CDS encoding TetR/AcrR family transcriptional regulator — MRKLKPKYKKIIEAATVVIAENGFQQAHVSKIAKRAGVADGTVYLYFKNKEDILLSLFEDKITEFLEEMSPDIDRASKATDKLRVFVEGHFSRFSNNPHFAMVTQLELRHSDKEVRRTINKILKDYLSMIDKILKLGIENGEFDPLLDIKVTRRMVFGVVDDLMTNWVMNDQNYDLMELTDSVYQFVSRGCGVVQQA, encoded by the coding sequence GTGCGGAAATTAAAACCGAAATATAAAAAGATTATAGAAGCTGCCACTGTCGTTATTGCCGAAAACGGGTTTCAACAGGCTCACGTTTCAAAGATTGCTAAAAGAGCTGGTGTTGCTGACGGTACTGTTTATTTATATTTTAAAAATAAGGAAGACATTTTGTTGTCGTTATTTGAAGATAAAATTACAGAGTTTTTAGAAGAAATGTCTCCTGATATAGATCGGGCGAGCAAAGCGACCGATAAGCTGCGAGTATTTGTAGAAGGTCATTTTTCACGATTCTCGAATAATCCTCATTTTGCGATGGTAACGCAATTAGAATTAAGGCATTCTGATAAAGAGGTACGGCGCACAATCAACAAGATTCTAAAAGATTATCTGTCCATGATTGATAAGATATTAAAGCTGGGAATTGAGAATGGAGAATTCGACCCACTCTTGGATATTAAAGTAACTCGTAGAATGGTCTTTGGCGTTGTCGATGATTTGATGACGAATTGGGTCATGAACGATCAAAATTACGATCTCATGGAGCTTACCGATAGTGTGTATCAATTTGTAAGCCGGGGCTGTGGGGTAGTTCAGCAGGCATGA